The Sporomusaceae bacterium FL31 sequence GAAGAAAAGCTTTCCAGCGGCCATACTCCTGTAATCTTTGGCTTTGCCCTCTTGTTCGTATTCTTGTGCCTGGCTGCGTTGTATGAAAGCTGGAACATCCCGTTTGCGGTATTGCTGTCTGTGCCAACTGGAATCTTAGGCTCTGTGCTGTTCCAGTATGCGCGCGGACTTGAAAATAGTGTTTATATGCAAATTGGTTTAGTTATGCTCATCGGCTTGGCAGCCAAAAATGCTATCTTGATTGTAGAGTTTGCCAAAGTCAGAACAGATAAAGGCATGGACCCTGTACAGGCGGCCATTGAAGCCTCTAAGCTCCGCCTGCGTCCGATTCTAATGACTTCATTCGCCTTCATTTTAGGTTGTATCCCGCTGGCTCTGTCAACAGGTGCAGGTGCAGCCGCTCGGACAGCCCTTGGGACAACAGTTGTTGGCGGTATGCTGGTAGCTACCGGCTTAGGTATCTTCCTGGTTCCCGTATTATTCGTATCCATTGAATACGGTGCCGCTAAATTCAAATCATTTAGATCAAAGCAACATACAGCTTAGACCATTTAATCAAAAACCGTACAGGATTAAACTCCTGTACGGTTTTTTTTCGGCTGGATATTACCTCAGCCTAGTTTCTCAGCTTTACAAGTTTGATAAACACTTGGACAAGGTCAGGGTCAAACTGTGTACCTGAACAACGATCAAGTTCTGCAACAGCTTCATCCTGGGTCATCGCCTGACGATAAGGCCGATCATTGGTCATTGCATCATAGGCATCTACAATGGCCAAAATCCGGCACGCAATGGGGATATCATCACCTTGCAATCCCAGTGGATAACCACGCCCATTCCACCATTCCTGATGTTTTAAGATCCAATCGGCAATTGGTGCCAATTCGGCTGATGCCTGAGCTACCCGGTAACCAATTTCACAATGACGTTTCATGACTTCAAATTCGTCATCAGTCAGCCGCCCTGGCTTAAACAGAATATGATCCGGAATCCCTACTTTGCCAATATCATGAAAGCGACCTAATAAGCGCAAATCTGAGAGCTTGCTTTCAGTTACACCGGCAGCCAAAGCCAGTTCAACAACCAAATCCTGCAACCGGTCAGCATGCCCGTCAGTAACAAAATCACGCACTTCCATGGCTTTTGCTAGCGTATGAACGATGGCACTTCGCGTACTCTGACTGCTATGCAGTTTTTCACGATACATGTTGTCATCAGCCGCTTTATATACATCCCGCATATCCTGTTCAGGAGACAATCGGTCTCCTAAACCAACTGAAATGCTAATTGGAATTTGCGTATTCTCTTCACGAAACTGCTTGACTTTTTGACGTAGGTTATGACAGAGTTTTTCAATCCCCTGACTGTCCTGATCAAATACAACGACAGCAAATTCATCCCCGCCCACCCGAGCCACCAAGTCTTTGCTGTGAAAACATTCTTGAATCAGTCTGGCTGCATTGATGAGCAGTTCATCACCAGCCTGATGACCTAACGTGTCGTTGACTAGCTTAAGACCATCGATATCACAAACAATAATACTTACCGGATACTGGCCGCTGAAATTTAAACGATCCAATTCTTCCTCGAAGCTGGCACGATTATATAAGCCAGTAACCCGATCATACAATCCTAAATATTTTAGTTTACGGTCCATTTCAACCCGTTCGGTAATATCCCGCACAATGGCGATGGCATCACCGGTACCGCAAACCATCATTCTGGCTTCCCTCCACTTCACTTTTCCATCCATCTCAATATCATACTCAAAATATTGTGTGGTTTTCATCGAAAATGAGCGTTGCAGGTTTTCTTTATATTGCTGTGCAATATGAGCTGGTAAAAAAGCCTCAACGTTATGACCAATATGCGGTGTCATATCAATCAAAGGAGCCTGGAAATCGCTGCCGTTCTCAAATTCCAACAGCGTTCCTTGTTGATCAAAACGCAGGATCAAATCCGGCAATGCATCGATAAGCGCCTGATTGCGCAATTGACTTCTTTGAAGCGCTTCATGTAAATGGGCACTTGCTAAGGCGATGGAAGCTAACTCAGCAAAGCTCTCTAACGTGCGCCGTTCCTCTTCATCAATGATATGATCAACCGTATAGTTCATACTGAACACGCCCACGACCTTATCAGCAACTTTAAGAGGCAGTCCTACGCCAGCCCGCAGCAATTCATAATTTGACCCATGCAGCCGCCCTTCCCATTCATGATAATTCGAAATAATGACCATTGTTTCATTGGTCCAGACTTTTCCGATAATGCCCTCATCCCGACTGACACTATGATGGATTGAATCAGGCGGAAAACCTTCCACCACATTGGGACGCATGACTTGTTTGCTTTCATCCAATAAATAGATGTAACCATACTGGGCCCCGCTCAGCACCATCATTTTTCTTACCACGTTTTGCAGCAGCTCGTCTACCGTTCGTTCCTGCATTAAGATCAGTGCTGCTTCGTGTAAAGCCGCCAGGCATTCATTCCGTCGGTTAATAATGCTTTCCTGGCACAGCAGTTCATCGAATTGATGCCTTAATTCTTCTTCAGCAGCATATAGTTCTTCATAAGTTGCAGCAATTTCTTCATTTTGCTTATGTAAGCTTTGCTCTCTTGCCGTTAACACGCGATGATTAGAGCGAATTAAATAGTAAAGAACCGCCGCAGTGATTGCTATAAAGAGCCAACCCTTTATCACTTCAAGTTTTCCTCGTAAAACCAGATCGGTGACTAAATATCCGCTGATAAGGTCGGATAATAAAATCCATAATGTCCCTATGACCGCATAGCTTGCAGCAACTCTTAGCGCACTTGATCTGACAGGCTTCATAACAACATCCTCCCGGCTACAATATAGCTTTATTCTGTTTTTCGACTAATTAATACAATTCCCTTCTTTGGAAAAACTTAGGCCATAGAAAAAGCTGCTGCCAAATGGCAGCAGCTTTTTGGGGTTACCAGTATACCTAAGTAATTTAGAAAGTACCGCTGCAAGTATCATCGTCGCAGAAGCAGAACAATAAGATAATGATAATAATGATAATCCAAACCCAACTATCGCGACCGCCATGACCACAACCAAAACCCATAAGAATTCCTCCTTATTTTAAACCATTGTAGTTGGAACTTTGCTATATCCTATGTAATGGTCAAGACCCTTGACACTGGAGCAAGAATATTTTTTAAAAGATGTTCGTCATCATTTCCTTACTATTATGTAAGGAATATGCATATCTTTAGACTAAGGACAAAACCCGGAGGTGCTATTGTGTTAAAACCAGATGCCACCAGCAAAGAAGAACTCCAGGTCCCTAATCCCTTTAAAGGAAGTCTGCAGTACGCCATTCTTTGCTTCCCCGCCCTGATCGCCTGGCTATGCCTGCTATTTCTGTTACGTCCAAGATAATAATTAACAAAACACCCCTGGTTGCCAGCGGTGTTTTGTTAAGGCGGGCAATATGTAGTTTGTTAGCAGGTTGATGAACAATCGTCTTGACAGCAAAAGAAGAATAGTAGAAGAATTATGATAACAATAACAATCCCGCTACCATTATTTCCAAAACCACCGAAACCCATATCCATTCCTCCTCTGTACTTAAATGGTTATCTCATAACCTACGATATACTATGATAAGGTTAGTTATTGTGCTACTGAAAATCGCGCTTTAATTATTAAATTCATTATCGATCTAGAAAATAAACCAACAAGCTAGGCATTACTGTTTGCATCAACAGCACTTGCCACTTATAATTAAGATACAAGGAGTGGTAAAGAATGCTAGGATCATTACATTTAACCTTAACAGAGTTTGTATACTATGGCGTCATCATTACCATATTAGTACTATATCTTTCGCTATATATAAAAAATCGGCATGAGATTATTGCAAGCCGCCGTAATTCTACCCGTTGGAGTATTGTTGCCTCTTTTGCCGTAATAGGAATTATGGGAGTTTTGTTTAAGCTGATTGCCTGGCTGCCGGCATTAATCTCAGCCTCTATCGCCTGCCTGATTGCCTATTATGTTATATTTATTAAATATAATGACTAACAGCCTTAAACTTGCTTACTGAAAATCATTGAACTTTCCTGCTGATAGGGTTATACTTGAGTTAGAATCAGAGGAGGGATATTATGGATATTGCTGCTTTATCATTAATCAATTCACAAATGAATGTGCAAAATGATGCCAGCATTCTTGTACTAAAGAAAGCCATGGATACCGCCGAGCTTAATAGTCAGACAATGATCAGCGATTTAGTTCCGCCATCTCCTCATGTGGGGAATAGCATTGATATAAAAGTATAAAGAAAAGCCATAACCGTCTGAAATGCCAAACGGTTATGGCTTTTTTGTGCCTATCTGCAATGTTAACATCCCTGAAGGGATGCTGAAATGCGCTCAATATAACCGGAAAAGCAATACCTACTCATGCATGCACAAACCGTTCTTTTAATTCAGCTTGTTTCGCATCATTAAAGTTATGCTGTTCGCTTAAATAGCCGGTAATACGGCGAATGCGCCTGATTGGTGACTTTTCAACAGCCTTAATGACCACATCATCGCCTTCAAGTTGAAGGGTGACCTTGCCCAGCATCTTCCCTTTTGTCTTCCAAAGTTCAAGCTCTTGCTTCACATAAACTGCCGCTTCTTCTTGTGTAATGGCTTCAGGAAATTCAACAACTACATTCTCAATCATCATGGTGATACGCCTCCCTTTATAATCATTAGCATTCTCGCTTTACCCAAAATTTCCTGCTTGATTATCTATATATCGTATTTATTTTTCCATCAAACACTACATGTTGTATAAAATAAAAAAACAAGAACCCGCTGGCTCTTGTTCGTTCCCATTCTATCGTTAGCCCATGTCATCATATGCCGCCAAAGCAAGTGGCAGTGATTGAATCACAGCATTGCCCACCGCCGGCAGCCCGACCAGGATAGCGCTAATGATTTCCTCCCGGCTTGCACCCAATTCCTTGGCTTGCTTAACATGAAAAGCAATACCTCCTTCTAAGCGCACCGCAGCCAGCACACCAAGGTATGCTAAGGCTTCTGTCTTACGGTCCAATCTGCTGGCAGATCCGAGCATTTTTACCGACTCAAGCCACGCTTGGGCATGCTGTGGCGCTTCGCTCAAGAACAGTTGAAAGGCACGGCTCATTGCAGTTTGATCACTCATACCAATCCCTCCCCGCCTCAATTAACTTTTCTTACACAATTCTTGCATCGCTCATAGATTCCTGCCAGTTGCCAGCAAAGCGACAACTTAGTTTGTTAATAGCCAGCATGAAGGAAACTCACATTCTAACCTGCCATTGCATAAGCTATTAACAAGGATGGTGATAAAAATGAGCGTTGAAGAAGACCGCAAAAAAAAGAAAGGTTCGCCGACCTCTCCTGAACGCGATAGCAGAAACCACAATCATACATTTCTGGCCATGACGGATGTGGCTAAATGCCACCAGCATAACATCGTAGGAACTACAAGCCCGGCAATATATGCTGATAATACTCATGTCCACAAAATCAATGTGCGTACATCCTACGACCCAAAAGATGGTGCAGCTCACTGGCATTTGGTTGATGTAACGACCGGCCCGGCCATTGAAGTTCCTGGTGATGAACACACCCATTACTTCTTTGGTGAAACAAGTTATGATGTTGGTCATCGCCACTGTTTTGATAACATTACTGCATCGGTTCCAGATCTGGACGAAGACGACGATGACTGCTAATATAAAAAACATCTTAGGCTCGCCTAAGATGTTTTTTTATTGACTGCTTTTGGAAAACAAGACAATTGCATGTTCTCATTTCCATTCATATTCTAATGTAATCACGAGCCCATTTGTATCCGGCCTAATACTATAATAAGACGAATAAGAAAGGAGCTTTTGAAACGATCTAAACTGTTTACTGGATTCCCCAACAATCTCTGGAATCTTAAGAGTGACGAGTGCTTTATTATTAAAATTTTCAACAACGCTTACGTTATTAGAAACCAGCTTAATTGCTGCCAGAATGCGTATAAAAGTTGCCCTCTTCATAAACACGGCCCCTTTCCTTTATGACTATTATAGCATAAACAGCACAGTATTTTCTACTTAAATATCTCTCCCAGTACGGACAAATAAAGGTAATCAAGCCTGCCTTCCCTACGGCAGCCCCCGGAAGCCAGCCACAAAACGCTCTGATAAAACCTGCAAAAAAACGCCCTTTCGGGCGTAGCTGCAATTAATCCAGCTTAATGCTGATTAATTCAAACTTGTCACAATCAGCTAAACACTCAGCCACATTGCTAAGCCTTACTTGATCAGGCTGATTTGCGTTACTCAAATGTAAGAAGAAGTTTAAAATTACATTGGAATTGGTATCTAAATCGCGATCATAGGTCACCATCGGAGCTTCTATCACCACTTCTGTGGTTATACTTTCTAAGCTCTGTTGGACTGCGGTAAGAATCTCCTCGGTTTGCTGAGGATCAGACAGTTTCATTTTAAGCGCAAAAACCCGAAATAAAATTCCCTGCTTGATATACATACCCTTCTCTCCCTTATTCACTTTCTGTAATATGCTATTCAATACCTCGATCAAAGGAGACAATTTAATGAAAATGAATGTTGGGAAAACTACTGCGTGCCGCTGGCCAAATAAAAAAAGCCTTGCGGCTTTTTAACACCTTCCAGATTAGCTAAGCAACAACCAATAGATAAAACAAGCGTTTACGATGAGCAGCAGCGGCATGCCAATAACAAAAGAAAGATGACGGGTTTTATGACGATAAAGATACATCCCTCCGAGAACACCTGCTGCACCGAATAGCGCAGCCAATAAAAACAAGGTGCGTTCAGCGATCCGGCGGCCTCGCTGCCGGGCACGCTGCTTATCCAGCCTAACCACCGATAAGGTAATCAAATTCCAAAGAATATAGCCCATAAATATTTCAGCATCTAAGCTAAGGTGCAATGTTAAAACCCACTCTCTGAGGCATTTACCGCAAACAACAACCAAATATCCCGGTTGACAGGATAAAATTTGTATTTTGGGAGATGACTGTACCTATATGCGAAAACAAATTCTACGAGGTGATCAAGCTGACTATTGAGGTAGTCGTACAATATGTTGCTATAACAGCAGCCCTTTTAGCCTTATGCATTGATTATAAAGGAATGAAGCCGTTTTTACCAGTAGCGATGTTTGCCAGTCTTTATGCGAATGTTTTTTGCTATATGGCTAATTACTTCGGTTGGTGGGAGTTCCCAGTACGGTTACTGCCCCATGTCAAAGATATTTCGTTTGCAGCCAATGTTATTACAGTCCCTATCCTTGCTATGTTTTGGATCCGTTATTCACCCATGCCGCGAATCCAATGGGCGCTGCTGTGGTCAGTCATTCTAACTGGATTCGAATATTGGGCAGTCAAAAATACGGCAATGATTGCTTATGGCAATGGTTATTCCATTTATTATTCTTTTGTCTTATGGCTAATCAGTTGGTATCTTTGGTATAAATTCCATCATTGGTTCTGCCGTGATGGTTAAAGTGCTGAAAAAAATTTGCAGTTGGTGTTTTTTTATAAGCATAGAAGTTTAATTCTGCTCATGGCTGGGCATAATAGGCGTGTAAGTACTTTTCTCCTCTCCCATTCCCGCAGGCTACTGCGGGATTTTTTTTGTTCCACTGCCAACCAACCTGTAGCTGAACTTTCTCACTTCAGCCCGAATAAGATAGATCAATAAAAAAATAAATGAGGTATCTATGAATGAAATGTGACGATCTGAATAAGCTCGTACTTTGGACATTAGTGATCTCAATCATATCTGATGTGATATTCTTGTTTATTGAAATTATGAATCAACGCTGTGATGCAAAAACTGAGAAAGAGAAAACCGAAAAAGAACGGCTGGTTAACCATGAGCTGGCTGAACTGCGCAGTCAAATCTCAACGCTTCAGCAGCAGTTATCTGCATTAACTTCACTAAGTAACACGCCTTAACAATATAGTGAAAATATGAAAGCCTCTATCGCCCGGCGATAGAGGCTTTTCTGCGAATTGAGCATACATAAACTCGGCGTTACCTGCAGACTCATCCATGACTAGCTACGGCTGGAAAACAGGCGTTTGCCAGTCCTTTTTAGTCATTTCCTGTTCCAATTGATCTAAAATACCAGGCAACTCCTGCATGAGTTGCTCAAACTCTTGGTCTGACAACAGAGTGTCACTTTCAGCGTATTTCATGCTAACACCTTCTAATTAAATAGTCTAGTGCCTATCTCAAACAATCTTTTGCCATAATGCAAAAGCTTTATCGATATATTGACGCAAAAACAATCGAGTTCTTTTATCTTGGAAACTGGATCGAATCTTTTGATCAACCGCCCCAAAATGTCTCTTCATTTCAGCTTCCCGTTTTTTATCTACTCGATGCATTTTAGGAAGGGAAAAAACCGCAAGTTGATGGTGCGCTGCATGCTCACTCTGGCACAGCAGATCAACGTTTGCCGACTGTTTCTGTACTTCTAAGCGGCACCCAGGTTGTAATTCCGGCTGTAGATTTGCAGCTTCACTCGGATGGTCTAATAAAATCCACTCCGTACACTGCCCTTTAGTGGCTTGATTGAGGTCAACCGGCTTGAGACAGCCAATCGGAACACCTAACCTTTGCGCAATTTGTTTTTCGGATAAACGCATCCAGTATCCCCCTTTATTTTCTGTAGACAGATTGTTCTATTCTGCTTACCCCATAACAGAGCGAGTACCGTGAAGCATTGCCATTTCATGATTTTAAAAATACTCAACAGCCCTTGAGCCGGCTAAATAAAAATAACCAGGCTATGCCTGGTGTACAGTACGATAAAACGGCAACCGGCATCTGAGAGATTTTTAAAAACAGCTTGAGCCTACTATTTATAAAGATCCAACAAATATACAATCATTGATGTGTAGTATCTTATCACATCTTGTAAAGATATGTCAAAACAATAATAGGAAGAAAGACCTAATTTTCAGGTCTTTCTTCCTATTATTGACCAATCCTTCACTGGTCGATCAACACAGAGAGCGCCAGGATGATGACCTGAGGCTCTTCTGCGTCTCTCTAAAGTGAGGTAAATTACCACAAGGCTTGAGCGGCCGCCTTAGCCAACTTAGCCAGTGGCGCAGGGTAAATTCCTAAAAACAGAGTAACCAAAATACTGACACTGGCTGCAACCCCGATGGGTCCGCCAATTACGAGCGGCCGCTCATCTTTAGGTTCCTTCATGTACATGGTTTTTACAACCAGCAAATAATAGTACACAGAAATCATTGACATCACAAAGCCAAGAACAGCCAGCCACAGATATCCTTGCTCAATGACGGCCAAGAAGATATAGAATTTCCCTACAAATCCTGCCATCGGTGGTATCCCGGCCATCGACAGCAGGGCAACGGTCATCGATACTGCCAAGAAGGGTGACTTCTGAGCTAGGCCAGACAGGTCTTCAATCTCATCCGACCCGGTATGCTTACCAACAGCAACAATCACCGCAAAAGCCCCCACATTAGCGAAAACATAGAGCATGGTATAGAACAACATTCCTTGTACGCCAGCAACATCGGCTGCCATGAGGCCTGCCAGCATATAGCCGGCCTGTGCAATCGATGAATAGCCGATCATGCGCTTAATATTGGTTTGCCGCATCGCAACAACCGTACCACCTACCATACTCAGCACCGCCATAAAGCTGACGACAATCAGCCAATAACTCTGCAGTACCGAGAAAGCAACAATAAGAATTCTCAGCAAAATGGCAAAACCAGCCGCTTTTGACCCCATTGCCAGCATGGCTGTAATGGGCGTTGGCGCACCTTCATAGATATCCGGCGCCCACATATGAAAAGGAGCGATAGCGAGTTTAAAGCCAATACCGGCTAACATCAGACCCAACCCCAAAAGCAGCGCAGGGTTTTCACTCACTTGAGTGCTGATTTGCTGTAAAGCAATGCTGCCAGTAGCCCCATAGACCCAGCTCATGCCATAAAGCAATACCGCACTGGATGCCGAACCAAGAAGCAAATATTTCATTCCCGCTTCACTGGATTTGACGCTTGCAAAATGAAAACCGACCAGGATATAGAAAATCACCGTCATGAGCTCCAGCCCAACAAAGATGGTTAATAAATCATTGGCTGAAGCCATTACCATCATACCAGCTACTGCAAACAGCAGCAACGCGTAAAACTCACCCTGATTGCGTGACAAATCTTGAACGTAATCAAACGAAAACAACAACATTAACAGCGTCGAGACGAGAAAGATCTGTTTGAAGAACACGGCAAAATTATCCACAACAAATAATCCTTGATAGACCGTAGCATGGATGCCGTACTGGGTAAAGGTATAAAGAAATATCGCAAAGATTCCCCAGGCCGCCAGATAGCCTAGACTGCGGCGCGATTCCTGCTTGGGCAGCAGCAGATCAAACAGCATAATCAAGAGTGCCAATAAAACAACCGCAATTTCACTGGTTAAGAGCGAAATATTCATTTAAAAACCCCTCCCAGCATAGACGGCGCTGTATGCAGCTCTACCAGACTTGGCAGCATGGGTTCAATACCACTGTTCACCATACCCATAAGGATTTGCGGGAATATCCCAAAAACCACCAAAACTGTACCTAACAAAATCAAAGGCACCAATTCTACCCCACGGACATCCGGGCAGCCATCGAATTCTGTACGCCGCGGACCAAATAACACATTAGCCAGCACTCGAAGAATATATAATGCAGTAAATACAATTCCCAAAATGGCCAATACGGCCTGCCAAGGATAGGCACTGAAAGCACCAACAAAGATGGTAAACTCAGGGATAAATCCGATTAAGCCCGGCAGCCCCAAAGAGGCCATACCGGCCAGCATAAATCCGGTAGCAACCCGCGGCATTTGATGTGCTAAACCGCCCAAGTCCGGAATATGCCTGGTATGAGTCTTTTCATAGACATGACCAATCATTGCAAAAAACAGTGCGCTCATCACCCCATGGGCAAACATATTCGCAACAGCACCGTTGATGCTAACGACATTTAAAGCAGCAAATCCGATTAATACATAGCCCATATGCGATACCGAAGAATATCCGATCACATATTTCAGATCTTTTTGCGCCAAGGCGATAAAGGCCGCATACAGCACATTGGCTACTGCCAAAACAGCAATGACCGGTGCCCAGAATTTTGCGCCAAGCGGCAAAACCAATAATCCCAACCGAATCAAGCCATAACCGCCGATTTTTTTCAAAACACCGGCATGAATCATGGATACGGCTGTGGGTGCGCCCGCATAACCATCTGGAGACCACGTGTGAAAGGGCCACATGGATAATAGCGAACCAAACCCTAATAGCAACAGGAAAAACGCAAAGATTTGAAAAGGCTCGGAAAAATGCCCCAGCTTATGGGCCTGAGCCAGCGCTTCCATACTAAAAGTTCTGAGCCCCGGCGGATAAGCATTCAAGTATATGGCCAGCACACCAACCAGCATAAACGCCGATCCCAGCAAGAGATAAATGGTTAGTTTCATCCCGGCATATTCTTTGGTTACCCGTTTGCTGGATCCCCAGATAATAACCATGATATAGATTGGAATGACAACCAATTCATAAAATAGCAAGAAGATAAATAAATCCCGGGTAATAAAGGTTCCCGCTACTCCGGTAAGTAAAATCAGCAAGAGCAT is a genomic window containing:
- a CDS encoding histidine kinase, translating into MKPVRSSALRVAASYAVIGTLWILLSDLISGYLVTDLVLRGKLEVIKGWLFIAITAAVLYYLIRSNHRVLTAREQSLHKQNEEIAATYEELYAAEEELRHQFDELLCQESIINRRNECLAALHEAALILMQERTVDELLQNVVRKMMVLSGAQYGYIYLLDESKQVMRPNVVEGFPPDSIHHSVSRDEGIIGKVWTNETMVIISNYHEWEGRLHGSNYELLRAGVGLPLKVADKVVGVFSMNYTVDHIIDEEERRTLESFAELASIALASAHLHEALQRSQLRNQALIDALPDLILRFDQQGTLLEFENGSDFQAPLIDMTPHIGHNVEAFLPAHIAQQYKENLQRSFSMKTTQYFEYDIEMDGKVKWREARMMVCGTGDAIAIVRDITERVEMDRKLKYLGLYDRVTGLYNRASFEEELDRLNFSGQYPVSIIVCDIDGLKLVNDTLGHQAGDELLINAARLIQECFHSKDLVARVGGDEFAVVVFDQDSQGIEKLCHNLRQKVKQFREENTQIPISISVGLGDRLSPEQDMRDVYKAADDNMYREKLHSSQSTRSAIVHTLAKAMEVRDFVTDGHADRLQDLVVELALAAGVTESKLSDLRLLGRFHDIGKVGIPDHILFKPGRLTDDEFEVMKRHCEIGYRVAQASAELAPIADWILKHQEWWNGRGYPLGLQGDDIPIACRILAIVDAYDAMTNDRPYRQAMTQDEAVAELDRCSGTQFDPDLVQVFIKLVKLRN
- a CDS encoding carboxymuconolactone decarboxylase, giving the protein MSDQTAMSRAFQLFLSEAPQHAQAWLESVKMLGSASRLDRKTEALAYLGVLAAVRLEGGIAFHVKQAKELGASREEIISAILVGLPAVGNAVIQSLPLALAAYDDMG
- the ysdA gene encoding hypothetical protein, which gives rise to MHLSLDAEIFMGYILWNLITLSVVRLDKQRARQRGRRIAERTLFLLAALFGAAGVLGGMYLYRHKTRHLSFVIGMPLLLIVNACFIYWLLLS
- the nuoN_2 gene encoding NADH-quinone oxidoreductase subunit N, whose product is MNISLLTSEIAVVLLALLIMLFDLLLPKQESRRSLGYLAAWGIFAIFLYTFTQYGIHATVYQGLFVVDNFAVFFKQIFLVSTLLMLLFSFDYVQDLSRNQGEFYALLLFAVAGMMVMASANDLLTIFVGLELMTVIFYILVGFHFASVKSSEAGMKYLLLGSASSAVLLYGMSWVYGATGSIALQQISTQVSENPALLLGLGLMLAGIGFKLAIAPFHMWAPDIYEGAPTPITAMLAMGSKAAGFAILLRILIVAFSVLQSYWLIVVSFMAVLSMVGGTVVAMRQTNIKRMIGYSSIAQAGYMLAGLMAADVAGVQGMLFYTMLYVFANVGAFAVIVAVGKHTGSDEIEDLSGLAQKSPFLAVSMTVALLSMAGIPPMAGFVGKFYIFLAVIEQGYLWLAVLGFVMSMISVYYYLLVVKTMYMKEPKDERPLVIGGPIGVAASVSILVTLFLGIYPAPLAKLAKAAAQALW
- a CDS encoding NADH dehydrogenase subunit M; this translates as MSSFPLLTAILLIPICGMLVMACLPREANKTVKLVAAVTMSIAFLLAAYAYWAYDFSLGGMQYTETIAWIPELGVHYALGVDGISLPLLFLTMLVGVAAVFVSWNQDKRPKEFFMLLLILLTGVAGTFITRDLFIFLLFYELVVIPIYIMVIIWGSSKRVTKEYAGMKLTIYLLLGSAFMLVGVLAIYLNAYPPGLRTFSMEALAQAHKLGHFSEPFQIFAFFLLLLGFGSLLSMWPFHTWSPDGYAGAPTAVSMIHAGVLKKIGGYGLIRLGLLVLPLGAKFWAPVIAVLAVANVLYAAFIALAQKDLKYVIGYSSVSHMGYVLIGFAALNVVSINGAVANMFAHGVMSALFFAMIGHVYEKTHTRHIPDLGGLAHQMPRVATGFMLAGMASLGLPGLIGFIPEFTIFVGAFSAYPWQAVLAILGIVFTALYILRVLANVLFGPRRTEFDGCPDVRGVELVPLILLGTVLVVFGIFPQILMGMVNSGIEPMLPSLVELHTAPSMLGGVFK